The proteins below come from a single Halomonas binhaiensis genomic window:
- a CDS encoding sugar diacid recognition domain-containing protein translates to MLLDAELAQQIIDKTQGILDANINVMDTRGVIIASGDRSRLGQLHDGAVLALKRQQQVVITVDDQKTLQGVKPGINALLKCHDETVGVLGVTGDPDRIRQYVALVKMAAEMLVEQAAFMDRVQWDKRHKEGFILAWIQRELSEEQLQSWAVRLGINIHEPRVAVLIELGKANPMSNLSDMQQVIELLEFPSRDNLVAMVSTRQLVVLKPCSTPRSGQPWGERESQRIDVLMERLEDLGIAQVKVALGQFFPDPTLLPLSFQSACQVMQTGKLQNPECHKYLFDDLRLPVLLAPLADKWQGAQLKTAIEALCKQDTSGKLLKTLHTLYHHQGSLTQCAQALHVHRNTLRYRLNRIHDITGISPHHFTGLVELYLGIQLQVSGGEG, encoded by the coding sequence ATGCTTCTGGATGCGGAACTCGCCCAGCAGATCATCGACAAGACCCAAGGCATCCTTGATGCCAACATCAATGTGATGGATACCCGTGGCGTCATCATTGCCAGTGGCGACCGGTCTCGCCTGGGGCAACTGCATGACGGCGCGGTGCTGGCACTAAAACGTCAGCAGCAAGTGGTAATCACGGTTGACGACCAGAAGACACTGCAGGGGGTGAAACCTGGCATCAATGCACTGCTGAAATGCCACGATGAAACCGTGGGAGTGCTCGGTGTCACGGGAGACCCGGACAGGATTCGCCAGTATGTCGCGCTGGTCAAGATGGCTGCCGAAATGCTCGTGGAGCAAGCCGCGTTCATGGACCGGGTGCAGTGGGACAAGCGCCACAAGGAAGGTTTCATCCTGGCCTGGATTCAGCGTGAATTGAGTGAAGAACAGCTCCAGAGCTGGGCGGTGCGATTGGGTATCAACATCCATGAGCCGAGGGTGGCGGTTCTGATCGAACTGGGCAAGGCGAATCCCATGTCGAACCTCAGTGACATGCAGCAGGTGATCGAGTTATTGGAGTTTCCCAGTCGCGACAACCTGGTAGCCATGGTCTCGACCCGCCAGTTGGTGGTGCTCAAACCCTGCAGCACACCAAGAAGTGGCCAACCCTGGGGAGAACGTGAGAGCCAGCGTATCGATGTGCTGATGGAACGCCTGGAAGACCTGGGAATTGCCCAGGTCAAGGTGGCTCTGGGGCAATTCTTTCCCGACCCGACACTGCTTCCGCTTTCCTTCCAGAGCGCCTGCCAAGTGATGCAGACCGGCAAGTTGCAGAACCCTGAATGCCACAAGTATCTGTTCGATGATCTTCGCCTGCCAGTGTTACTGGCCCCCTTGGCGGACAAATGGCAGGGGGCTCAGTTGAAGACGGCCATCGAAGCATTATGTAAGCAGGATACTTCAGGAAAGCTACTCAAGACCTTGCATACGCTTTACCATCACCAAGGTAGCCTAACCCAATGCGCTCAAGCGCTGCATGTGCATCGCAATACACTGCGCTATCGCCTGAACCGCATCCATGACATCACGGGAATTTCTCCTCACCACTTCACCGGGCTGGTGGAGCTGTATCTGGGAATACAGCTGCAGGTGTCCGGAGGAGAGGGATAA
- the mtgA gene encoding monofunctional biosynthetic peptidoglycan transglycosylase gives MSDWWRPVSRIALRGLLAFVLGSVLLVLVFRVVPVFGSMVMLEREVSSWFSGEPLDIQQSWRPWDELSDYAKLAVIAAEDQRFPQHHGFDLVELRRAIKKGMNGGSLRGASTISQQTAKNLFLWTGRDWVRKGFEAWFTTLIELLWPKERILEVYLNIVEFDRGVFGLQAASRHYFGVDADQLSADQAARLAAVLPNPLERSASSPGPTTAGHANWIRRQMSNLGLGYLDKL, from the coding sequence ATGAGTGATTGGTGGCGTCCTGTCTCGAGAATTGCGCTACGCGGGCTGCTGGCTTTTGTGCTGGGGTCGGTGTTGCTGGTGCTGGTCTTTCGCGTAGTGCCGGTGTTCGGTTCCATGGTCATGCTCGAGCGCGAAGTGTCTTCCTGGTTCTCGGGCGAACCACTGGACATCCAGCAGAGCTGGCGCCCCTGGGATGAGCTGTCCGATTACGCCAAATTGGCGGTGATTGCCGCGGAAGATCAGCGTTTTCCCCAACACCATGGTTTTGACCTGGTGGAATTACGCAGGGCTATCAAGAAGGGGATGAATGGCGGTTCCCTGCGTGGTGCCAGTACCATCAGTCAGCAGACGGCCAAGAACCTGTTCCTGTGGACTGGCCGGGATTGGGTTCGCAAGGGCTTCGAGGCCTGGTTCACCACGCTGATTGAACTGCTGTGGCCAAAAGAACGTATTCTCGAAGTCTATCTCAATATTGTCGAATTCGATCGCGGGGTCTTTGGCCTTCAGGCCGCCAGCCGGCATTATTTCGGGGTCGATGCTGACCAGCTCAGTGCCGATCAGGCCGCGCGCCTCGCGGCGGTGCTCCCCAACCCCCTTGAGCGCAGTGCCTCCAGCCCTGGTCCGACTACTGCCGGGCATGCCAACTGGATTCGGCGTCAGATGAGCAATCTGGGGCTTGGGTATCTCGATAAACTGTGA
- a CDS encoding GntP family permease, producing the protein MSLILILLAVIVFIVLATSKFKVHPFLALLAAAFIAAFAYRLPLDTIADTITSGFGGILGYIGLVIVLGTIIGVILEKSGAAITMADVVIAKLGDRFPNLTMSIIGYIVSIPVFCDSGFVILNSLKESLAKKLDTSPIAMSVALATGLYATHTFVPPTPGPIAAAGNLGLESNLGLVIGVGVVVAATAALAGLLWAGLFSHTQPDVENPALEDDAHHQDWEALKASYGRLPSPFMAFAPIFVPILLICIGSIVRLPAAPLGEGDLAALLSFLGQPLTALVIGLLLSSLLLKGDNKIEQFSQRIGDGIVAAAPILLITGAGGAFGAVLKATPLGDYLGATLSALGVGIFMPFIVSAALKSAQGSSTVALVTTSALVAPMLGDLGLDSEMGRVLTVMAIGAGAMTVSHANDSFFWVVSQFSRMSVGLAYRAQTMATLVQGVTAMVLVYVLSLVLL; encoded by the coding sequence ATGAGTCTGATTCTGATATTGCTGGCGGTGATCGTGTTCATCGTTCTGGCTACCAGCAAGTTCAAGGTCCACCCTTTTCTTGCCCTGCTGGCGGCGGCCTTCATTGCTGCCTTTGCCTATCGACTGCCGCTGGATACCATTGCCGACACCATCACCTCGGGGTTTGGTGGCATTCTCGGCTATATCGGCCTGGTCATTGTGCTGGGCACCATCATCGGGGTGATTCTGGAGAAGAGTGGAGCGGCCATCACCATGGCCGATGTGGTCATTGCCAAGCTGGGGGATCGCTTTCCTAATCTGACCATGTCGATCATCGGCTATATCGTTTCCATACCGGTGTTCTGTGATTCTGGCTTTGTCATTCTCAACTCGCTCAAGGAATCCCTGGCCAAGAAGCTCGATACGTCTCCCATTGCCATGAGCGTGGCGTTGGCCACGGGACTTTATGCAACCCATACCTTCGTGCCACCGACTCCCGGCCCCATTGCGGCAGCGGGTAATCTTGGGCTCGAATCCAACCTGGGACTGGTCATTGGCGTGGGCGTTGTGGTCGCAGCGACTGCCGCGCTGGCCGGGTTGTTGTGGGCCGGGCTGTTTTCCCATACCCAACCGGATGTGGAGAATCCGGCACTGGAAGATGATGCGCACCATCAGGACTGGGAAGCACTCAAGGCATCCTATGGCCGTTTGCCTAGCCCGTTCATGGCTTTTGCCCCGATCTTTGTTCCCATCCTGCTGATCTGCATTGGCTCCATTGTGCGCTTGCCAGCGGCTCCCTTGGGCGAGGGAGACCTGGCGGCATTGCTCAGTTTCCTTGGCCAGCCACTCACTGCCCTGGTCATTGGCTTGCTGCTGTCGTCCTTGCTGCTCAAGGGGGACAACAAGATCGAGCAGTTCAGCCAGCGCATTGGCGATGGCATCGTCGCTGCTGCGCCAATTCTGCTGATCACCGGTGCAGGTGGTGCCTTTGGTGCCGTGCTCAAGGCAACACCTCTGGGCGACTACCTGGGAGCAACGTTGTCGGCGCTGGGAGTGGGCATCTTCATGCCGTTCATTGTATCGGCGGCGCTCAAGAGTGCCCAGGGTTCCTCGACAGTGGCTCTGGTCACCACTTCAGCGCTGGTGGCTCCTATGCTGGGAGACCTGGGGCTGGACTCAGAAATGGGTCGTGTGCTGACCGTCATGGCTATCGGTGCTGGCGCCATGACCGTATCTCACGCCAACGATAGTTTCTTCTGGGTGGTGTCCCAGTTCAGCCGCATGAGCGTGGGGCTGGCCTATCGTGCCCAGACCATGGCAACTCTGGTGCAGGGTGTGACAGCAATGGTGCTGGTGTATGTGTTGTCATTGGTCTTGTTATAA
- a CDS encoding magnesium transporter CorA family protein, with product MNVFLLREDGSEVRGGFELLEEWKASSNSHIWVDMYRLSEDDENRIAAVFGLHHLVMTDARRQSHPPKLEVFDDHLFILLKGLDAESRGLDFGSLQLAMFAGERFLVTRHDKRSVSLEGWSESPRLAEVLKQSGIMLALGMSTSVARRYIDLLAEFEPSMEALEDQLQEKPSDATMRELTLYRTRLRKMRRDFNYHCRIFEALREEQAVFFHGRKGRYKHVLTDTYEKYERLLSLCTMYYEQAGDLVDGYLSLSSHELNNTMRLLTLLTAIFVPLGFLAGLYGMNFDYMPELHYRWGYFVLLGVMGTLIVTLLVVFRRMRWL from the coding sequence GTGAATGTATTCCTGTTGCGCGAGGATGGTAGCGAGGTTCGTGGCGGCTTCGAATTGCTCGAGGAGTGGAAGGCCTCGAGCAATAGTCATATCTGGGTGGATATGTACCGCCTCTCGGAAGACGATGAGAATCGTATCGCTGCGGTTTTCGGCCTGCACCACCTGGTGATGACCGATGCCAGGAGGCAGAGTCATCCTCCCAAGCTGGAAGTGTTCGATGACCACCTGTTCATACTGTTGAAGGGGCTGGATGCAGAGAGCCGAGGATTGGACTTCGGTAGTCTGCAGCTGGCCATGTTTGCCGGTGAGCGTTTTCTTGTCACCCGGCATGACAAGAGATCGGTGAGTCTGGAAGGCTGGTCCGAGTCGCCGCGCCTGGCAGAAGTCCTGAAGCAGAGCGGTATCATGCTGGCGCTGGGGATGTCGACCTCGGTGGCACGGCGCTATATCGACCTGCTGGCGGAATTCGAACCCAGCATGGAGGCGCTGGAAGACCAGCTGCAGGAAAAACCCAGCGACGCTACCATGCGTGAGTTGACTCTGTATCGCACGCGTCTGCGCAAGATGCGTCGGGATTTCAACTATCACTGCCGGATATTCGAGGCGCTGCGCGAAGAACAGGCAGTGTTCTTCCATGGCCGCAAGGGCCGCTACAAACACGTACTCACCGATACCTACGAGAAGTACGAACGTCTGCTGAGCCTGTGCACCATGTATTATGAGCAGGCTGGCGACCTGGTCGATGGTTATCTATCTCTGAGCTCACACGAGCTCAACAACACCATGCGGTTGCTCACATTATTGACCGCAATCTTCGTGCCTCTTGGCTTTCTGGCAGGCCTGTACGGGATGAACTTCGACTACATGCCGGAACTTCATTACCGCTGGGGATACTTCGTGCTGCTGGGTGTCATGGGGACCTTGATCGTCACCTTGCTGGTGGTTTTCCGACGCATGCGCTGGCTTTGA